From a region of the Agromyces ramosus genome:
- a CDS encoding GNAT family N-acetyltransferase, producing the protein MDDPTYVIRPYEAADRDGVALVCLRTAAGGGDATGVYSDDTLMPEVFALPYVDYAPDLAFVVSDGRRVLGYVIGVADTAAFIEWWKQKWAPGFAARHPSPGAATGHDPGFTEVQLIEAGTNPERMRIAELDEYPAHLHIDLLPELQGQGFGRRLIDTLRAALAERGVPAVHLGMDAANTGARAFYDRLGFHELPSSRPQEPLLGIETNDTIDTADAATAGE; encoded by the coding sequence GTGGATGACCCGACGTACGTGATTCGCCCCTACGAGGCTGCCGACCGCGATGGCGTCGCACTCGTGTGCCTCCGCACGGCGGCAGGCGGCGGCGATGCGACCGGCGTGTACTCCGACGACACGCTGATGCCCGAGGTCTTCGCGCTGCCGTACGTCGACTACGCGCCCGACCTCGCGTTCGTCGTGAGCGACGGCCGGCGCGTCCTCGGCTACGTCATCGGCGTCGCCGACACGGCGGCGTTCATCGAGTGGTGGAAGCAGAAATGGGCGCCGGGCTTCGCCGCGAGGCATCCGTCACCCGGAGCCGCGACCGGGCACGATCCCGGCTTCACTGAGGTCCAGCTCATCGAAGCCGGAACGAACCCCGAGCGCATGCGCATCGCCGAGCTCGACGAGTACCCCGCTCACCTCCACATCGACCTGCTGCCCGAACTGCAGGGACAGGGATTCGGCCGCCGGCTCATCGACACGCTCCGCGCGGCACTCGCCGAGCGCGGCGTGCCGGCCGTGCACCTCGGCATGGACGCCGCCAACACCGGCGCGCGCGCGTTCTACGACCGGCTGGGGTTCCACGAGCTGCCGTCGAGCCGGCCACAGGAACCGCTGCTCGGCATCGAGACCAACGACACCATCGACACCGCCGACGCGGCCACGGCGGGGGAGTGA
- the pta gene encoding phosphate acetyltransferase, with protein MAHRIYICSAEGNTGKSTVALGTLDTLSRRATRVGVFRPIARSTAERDYVLELLLAHEAVAPLEYEDAIGVGYDDVHSDPDGALATIVRRFKAVEDRCDAVVILGSDFTDVGSPTELAYNARIAANLGAPVLLVVGGRVGQGQGRGRSERLGYSDARTPDELAQLTELAVEELEREHASLLGIVVNRADPDRLDEIIKTVRVVGRWQGAAAGTATLAEASVAVWAIPEDPFLVAPSMRTIMQAVDGELYAGDPDLLNREALGVVIAAMSMENVLTRLIEGSVVVVPGDRSEVLLGVLTAHASATFPSISGIVLNGGFPLSEQVERLIDGLKAGLPIIRTELGSYDTALSITHSRGRLAAESQRKRDTALSLFEQHVDGPALLDRLEIARPEVVTPLMFEYGLLERARHERKHIVLPEGYDDRILRAAATLLARDVAELTILGEEIEIRARAIGLGLDISRATVLSNHDHVLVYRFADEYQRRRAHKGVTLEQARETVQDVSYFGTMMVELGLADGMVSGAAHTTAHTIRPSFEIIKTKPGVEVVSSVFLMALADRVLVYGDCAIVPDPTSEQLADIAISSAATAKQFGIEPRIAMLSYSTGESGSGADVDKVRRATALVRERAPQLAVEGPIQYDAAADAAVARTKLPDSDVAGRATVFIFPDLNTGNNTYKAVQRSSGAVAIGPVLQGLKKPINDLSRGALVQDIVNTVAITAIQAADAS; from the coding sequence GTGGCGCACCGCATCTACATCTGCTCCGCCGAGGGCAACACCGGCAAGTCCACCGTGGCGCTCGGCACGCTCGACACACTGTCGAGACGCGCGACGCGAGTGGGGGTGTTCCGCCCGATCGCCCGTTCGACGGCCGAACGCGACTACGTGCTCGAGCTCCTGCTCGCACACGAGGCCGTTGCGCCGCTCGAATACGAGGACGCCATCGGCGTCGGCTACGACGACGTGCACTCCGACCCCGACGGCGCGCTCGCCACGATCGTGCGCCGGTTCAAGGCGGTCGAAGACCGGTGCGACGCCGTCGTCATCCTCGGCTCCGACTTCACCGATGTCGGCAGCCCGACCGAGCTCGCGTACAACGCACGAATCGCGGCAAACCTCGGCGCACCCGTGCTGCTCGTCGTCGGCGGCCGGGTCGGGCAGGGCCAGGGGCGCGGGCGCTCCGAGCGGCTCGGGTACTCCGACGCGCGCACACCCGACGAGCTCGCGCAGCTCACCGAGCTCGCCGTCGAGGAGCTCGAGCGCGAGCACGCGTCGCTGCTCGGCATCGTCGTGAACCGCGCCGACCCCGATCGGCTCGACGAGATCATCAAGACCGTGCGGGTCGTCGGCCGTTGGCAGGGCGCCGCCGCGGGCACCGCGACGCTCGCCGAGGCATCCGTCGCCGTCTGGGCCATTCCCGAAGACCCGTTCCTCGTCGCGCCCTCGATGCGCACGATCATGCAGGCCGTCGACGGCGAGCTCTACGCCGGCGATCCCGACCTGCTGAATCGCGAGGCGCTCGGCGTAGTGATCGCCGCGATGTCGATGGAGAACGTGCTGACCCGGCTCATCGAGGGCTCGGTCGTGGTGGTGCCGGGCGATCGCAGCGAGGTGCTGCTCGGCGTGCTGACCGCGCACGCATCCGCGACGTTCCCGTCGATCTCGGGCATCGTGCTGAACGGCGGCTTCCCGTTGTCCGAACAGGTCGAGCGGCTCATCGACGGGCTCAAGGCGGGCCTGCCGATCATCCGCACCGAGCTCGGCAGCTACGACACCGCCCTCTCGATCACGCACTCGCGGGGCCGCCTCGCCGCCGAGTCGCAGCGCAAGCGCGACACCGCCCTGTCGCTCTTCGAGCAGCACGTCGACGGACCGGCCCTGCTCGACCGCCTCGAGATCGCCCGCCCCGAGGTCGTCACGCCGCTCATGTTCGAGTACGGCCTGCTCGAACGCGCCCGGCACGAGCGCAAGCACATTGTGCTGCCCGAGGGCTACGACGACCGCATCCTGCGGGCCGCCGCGACGCTGCTCGCGCGGGATGTCGCCGAGCTCACGATCCTGGGTGAAGAGATCGAGATCCGCGCCCGCGCCATCGGGCTCGGGCTCGACATCTCGCGCGCGACGGTGCTCTCGAACCACGACCACGTGCTCGTCTACCGGTTCGCCGACGAGTACCAGCGCCGCCGCGCCCACAAGGGCGTCACGCTCGAGCAGGCCCGCGAGACGGTGCAGGACGTCTCGTACTTCGGCACCATGATGGTCGAGCTCGGCCTCGCCGACGGCATGGTGTCGGGGGCGGCGCACACCACGGCGCACACGATCCGTCCGTCGTTCGAGATCATCAAGACGAAGCCGGGCGTCGAGGTCGTCTCGAGCGTGTTCCTGATGGCGCTCGCCGACCGGGTGCTCGTCTACGGCGACTGCGCGATCGTGCCCGACCCCACCTCCGAGCAGCTCGCCGACATCGCGATCTCGTCGGCCGCGACGGCGAAGCAGTTCGGCATCGAGCCGCGTATCGCGATGCTGTCGTACTCGACGGGGGAGTCGGGTTCGGGCGCCGACGTCGACAAGGTGCGCCGGGCGACCGCGCTCGTGCGCGAGCGCGCCCCGCAGCTCGCCGTCGAGGGCCCGATCCAGTACGACGCCGCCGCCGATGCGGCGGTCGCGCGCACGAAACTGCCCGATTCCGATGTCGCCGGTCGTGCGACGGTGTTCATCTTCCCCGACCTGAACACCGGCAACAACACCTACAAGGCGGTGCAGCGCTCATCGGGCGCCGTCGCGATCGGCCCGGTGCTGCAGGGGCTGAAGAAGCCCATCAACGACCTCTCGCGCGGCGCCCTCGTGCAGGACATCGTCAACACCGTGGCCATCACGGCGATCCAGGCGGCGGATGCCTCGTGA
- a CDS encoding acetate/propionate family kinase, with product MSTVLVVNSGSSSLKYQLIDLDGGDDRRLASGLIERIGHDDARAVHTTTAHPDGAPFTVDAPVADHDAAFAMMLEAFEQHGPSLAEHAPVAVGHRVVQGGARFVEPTVITELVKINIDELAVLAPLHNPANLAGIVAAQRAFPEVPHVAVFDTAFHQTMPPAAYTYAIDREVAERHRVRRYGFHGTSHRYVSRAAAEFLDEPVEELRMIVLHLGNGASACAVDGGRSVETSMGMTPLEGLVMGTRSGDLDPAVLVHLQRRAGLDVDGIDRLLNSRSGILGLSGHADMRDLESAREAGDEAAALAFEVYAHRIRSYVGAYAAQLGRVDAIVFTAGVGENSASVREAALEGLEGFGVEIDDARNRERRGGARRISTDASRTAVLVVPTDEELEIARQTLATVEA from the coding sequence GTGAGCACCGTCCTCGTCGTCAACTCGGGTTCCTCGTCGCTGAAGTACCAGCTCATCGACCTCGACGGCGGTGACGATCGCCGACTCGCGAGCGGGCTCATCGAGCGCATCGGGCACGACGACGCCCGCGCGGTCCACACGACCACGGCGCATCCGGATGGCGCCCCATTCACCGTCGACGCGCCGGTGGCCGATCATGACGCGGCATTCGCGATGATGCTCGAGGCATTCGAGCAGCACGGCCCGTCGCTCGCCGAGCACGCGCCCGTCGCCGTGGGCCATCGCGTGGTGCAGGGCGGTGCGCGGTTCGTCGAGCCCACGGTGATCACCGAGCTCGTGAAGATCAACATCGACGAGCTCGCGGTGCTCGCGCCGCTGCACAACCCGGCCAACCTCGCGGGCATCGTCGCCGCCCAGCGAGCCTTTCCCGAGGTGCCGCACGTGGCGGTGTTCGACACGGCGTTCCACCAGACGATGCCGCCCGCCGCCTACACCTACGCGATCGACCGTGAGGTCGCCGAACGTCATCGGGTTCGGCGCTACGGATTCCATGGCACCTCGCACCGGTACGTCTCCCGGGCGGCTGCCGAGTTCCTCGACGAGCCGGTGGAGGAGCTGCGCATGATCGTGCTGCACCTGGGCAACGGGGCGTCGGCGTGCGCGGTCGACGGCGGGCGCTCGGTCGAGACGAGCATGGGCATGACGCCGCTCGAGGGGCTCGTCATGGGCACTCGCTCGGGCGACCTCGATCCCGCCGTGCTGGTGCACCTCCAGCGGCGGGCGGGGCTCGACGTCGACGGCATCGACCGGCTGCTGAACTCCCGCAGCGGCATCCTCGGCTTGAGCGGACACGCCGACATGCGCGATCTGGAGTCGGCGCGTGAAGCGGGCGACGAGGCGGCCGCGCTCGCGTTCGAGGTGTACGCGCATCGCATCCGCTCGTATGTGGGCGCCTACGCGGCACAGCTCGGCCGCGTCGACGCGATCGTGTTCACGGCGGGTGTGGGAGAGAACTCGGCGAGTGTGCGCGAGGCCGCGCTCGAGGGCCTCGAAGGGTTCGGCGTCGAGATCGACGATGCGCGCAATCGCGAGCGGCGCGGCGGCGCTCGCCGGATCTCGACTGATGCCTCGCGCACGGCGGTGCTCGTCGTGCCCACCGATGAGGAGCTCGAGATCGCCCGCCAGACCCTCGCAACCGTCGAGGCCTGA
- a CDS encoding ArsR/SmtB family transcription factor encodes MADPTNSIDLHDAGPMRALAHPLRLRMLGLLRVEGPQSVGRLAEATGVASGSVSYHLATLAKYGFVIPAPELERDGRERWWKAAHEMTTSQSAEFLDDPERREADEAMRRAVLDSYHRELLRSLDAELALEPEWVAASDSSDGGAHLTLDEFRELGAELEALREKWWGYGRTPRPGTRPVRWITHVFPRSEP; translated from the coding sequence ATGGCTGACCCGACGAATTCCATCGACCTGCATGACGCGGGCCCCATGCGCGCCTTGGCGCACCCGCTGCGCCTGCGCATGCTCGGCCTCCTCCGCGTCGAGGGGCCGCAATCGGTGGGCCGGCTCGCCGAGGCGACCGGCGTGGCATCCGGCTCGGTGAGCTATCACCTCGCGACCCTTGCCAAGTACGGGTTCGTGATCCCGGCACCCGAGCTGGAACGCGACGGCCGCGAGCGGTGGTGGAAGGCGGCGCACGAGATGACCACCTCGCAGTCGGCCGAGTTCCTCGACGACCCCGAGCGGCGTGAGGCCGACGAGGCGATGCGCAGGGCGGTGCTCGACTCCTATCACCGCGAGCTCCTCCGGTCACTCGACGCCGAGCTCGCCCTCGAACCCGAGTGGGTCGCGGCATCCGACTCGAGCGACGGAGGCGCCCACCTCACGCTCGACGAGTTCCGCGAGCTCGGCGCCGAGCTCGAGGCGCTCCGCGAGAAGTGGTGGGGCTACGGCCGCACCCCGAGGCCGGGCACCCGCCCGGTGCGCTGGATCACCCACGTCTTCCCCCGGAGCGAGCCGTGA
- a CDS encoding MFS transporter: MSEATTTTARGPAATDAPRRRLPIFALFAAQLFSLSGNAIAMIAIPIIALTETGSPLAAGVAGVFATVPLIIGGALGGVLVDRFGYRVSSVVADLASGLTVLAIPVLAATVGLHFGVLLALVFLGGLLDAPGDTAKTVLMPDLAVLARMPLARAAGVQSTVQRTATLVGAGIAGTLVALAGPMPALVVDATGFALSAALVGLFVPRHAEASDADASEHSGGGFVAGIRFIARSPLLRAIVLLVTLTNAIDAAGMTVLKPVYATDVLGDPAMLGFMVGCFAAGALSGSALFGAFGHRYSGRLMFASCFVLAGAPPYLAMALGAPIHVLLPILAAAGLAAGALNPMMSTAMYGLVPDGMRARVFGATTAGVVASMPIGAFAGGLAVEQLGLVPTLAACAVLYLLLGSSPLYIRAFSGLSAARTPTGVRGQDGSTV; the protein is encoded by the coding sequence GTGAGCGAGGCCACGACGACCACGGCCAGGGGGCCTGCGGCGACGGATGCCCCGCGCCGGCGCCTGCCCATCTTCGCCCTGTTCGCCGCGCAGCTGTTCTCGCTCTCGGGCAACGCGATCGCCATGATCGCGATCCCGATCATCGCTCTCACCGAGACCGGATCCCCGCTCGCGGCGGGCGTCGCCGGCGTCTTCGCGACGGTGCCGCTCATCATCGGCGGCGCGCTCGGCGGGGTGCTCGTCGACCGGTTCGGCTACCGCGTCTCGTCGGTGGTCGCCGACCTCGCGAGCGGTCTCACGGTGCTCGCCATCCCGGTGCTCGCGGCGACGGTGGGGCTCCACTTCGGCGTGCTCCTCGCCCTCGTCTTCCTCGGCGGGCTGCTCGACGCACCCGGCGACACCGCGAAGACCGTGCTGATGCCCGACCTCGCCGTGCTCGCCCGCATGCCGCTCGCCCGTGCCGCGGGCGTGCAGTCCACCGTGCAGCGCACGGCGACGCTGGTCGGTGCGGGCATCGCGGGGACGCTCGTCGCGCTCGCCGGTCCGATGCCCGCGCTCGTGGTCGATGCGACCGGGTTCGCGCTGTCGGCCGCACTCGTGGGGCTCTTCGTGCCGCGTCACGCCGAGGCATCCGATGCCGATGCGAGCGAGCACTCGGGGGGCGGTTTCGTCGCGGGCATCCGGTTCATCGCCCGCTCGCCGCTGCTCCGCGCCATCGTGCTCCTCGTCACGCTCACGAACGCGATCGACGCGGCGGGCATGACCGTGCTGAAGCCCGTCTACGCGACCGACGTGCTCGGCGACCCTGCGATGCTCGGGTTCATGGTCGGATGCTTCGCCGCCGGCGCCCTCAGCGGCTCGGCGCTCTTCGGGGCGTTCGGTCATCGGTACTCGGGGCGGCTGATGTTCGCGAGCTGCTTCGTGCTCGCCGGTGCGCCGCCGTACCTCGCGATGGCCCTCGGGGCACCGATTCACGTGCTCCTGCCGATCCTCGCGGCCGCCGGACTCGCAGCCGGTGCGCTCAACCCCATGATGTCGACGGCGATGTACGGCCTCGTGCCCGACGGCATGCGAGCGCGCGTGTTCGGGGCGACGACCGCCGGGGTCGTGGCATCCATGCCCATCGGCGCCTTCGCGGGCGGCCTCGCGGTGGAGCAGCTCGGTCTCGTTCCGACCCTCGCCGCGTGTGCGGTGCTCTACCTTCTGCTGGGGTCGAGCCCGCTCTACATCCGCGCCTTCTCGGGACTGTCCGCAGCGCGCACCCCTACCGGGGTACGGGGTCAAGATGGCTCGACCGTGTGA
- a CDS encoding fatty acid desaturase family protein, with translation MSPVIRTAGRRRDEVDPAQSGFAQLSRQIKAEGLLDRFVGFYVRKAIFWAIVGGAAVAASFAIGDSWWQLVIAGALGVVFTQFAFMAHEASHRQVFLSGPANDWAGLFLANLVVGISYSWWMNKHTRHHGNPNVIGRDPDIVKDTISFLEEDAAQSRGLVRVITRKQGYLFFPLLLLEGINLHVHGIRHVFGKAPVKRRRLEIALIAVRLIVVVALIFWAFPPLLAAAFLLVQLGVFGVYMGASFAPNHKGMPLIPRGTRVDFLERQVLTSRNIRGGWFIDSFMGGLNYQVEHHLFPSMARPALARAQQIVREHCRANDVRYTETGLIESYTIVIAYLNRVGLAARDPFDCPMINSYRRRD, from the coding sequence ATGTCGCCAGTCATCCGCACGGCGGGCCGACGGCGTGACGAGGTCGATCCGGCGCAGAGCGGTTTCGCGCAGCTCTCTCGCCAGATCAAGGCCGAGGGGCTGCTCGACCGATTCGTGGGCTTCTACGTGCGCAAGGCGATCTTCTGGGCGATCGTGGGCGGGGCGGCCGTCGCCGCATCCTTCGCCATCGGCGACTCGTGGTGGCAGCTCGTCATCGCCGGAGCGCTCGGCGTGGTCTTCACCCAGTTCGCGTTCATGGCACATGAAGCCTCGCACCGGCAGGTGTTCCTCTCGGGGCCCGCGAACGACTGGGCCGGCCTGTTCCTCGCCAACCTCGTCGTCGGCATCAGCTACAGCTGGTGGATGAACAAGCACACCCGCCATCACGGCAACCCCAACGTGATCGGCCGTGATCCCGACATCGTGAAGGACACGATCTCCTTCCTCGAAGAGGATGCCGCGCAGAGCCGCGGGCTCGTTCGGGTCATCACGCGCAAGCAGGGGTATCTCTTCTTTCCGCTGCTGCTGCTCGAGGGCATCAACCTGCACGTGCACGGCATCCGCCACGTGTTCGGGAAGGCACCGGTCAAGCGCCGCCGACTCGAGATCGCGCTCATCGCGGTGCGACTCATCGTGGTCGTCGCCCTCATCTTCTGGGCGTTCCCGCCGCTCCTGGCGGCCGCCTTCCTGCTGGTGCAGCTCGGCGTCTTCGGCGTCTACATGGGTGCATCGTTCGCGCCGAACCACAAGGGCATGCCGCTCATCCCACGAGGCACCCGCGTCGACTTCCTCGAACGCCAGGTGCTGACGAGTCGCAACATCCGCGGCGGATGGTTCATCGACTCGTTCATGGGCGGACTCAACTACCAGGTGGAGCACCACCTCTTCCCGAGCATGGCGCGACCCGCGTTGGCACGAGCGCAACAGATCGTGCGCGAGCACTGTCGGGCGAACGACGTGCGCTACACCGAGACGGGCCTCATCGAGTCGTACACGATCGTGATCGCCTACCTCAACCGCGTCGGACTCGCCGCGCGCGACCCGTTCGACTGCCCCATGATCAACTCGTATCGCCGCCGCGACTGA
- a CDS encoding SipW-dependent-type signal peptide-containing protein: protein MARHRGSFVRAALPGRWRAVLAGGLVLGVGATATLAAWNDAENATGMFGSSVFDTVSKNSTDATFASHDQTPATLTFAATGMSPGALFTAGLDVRTTGPADPPALASTVGGTSVLTSAVPAGDSQLTGQLEYRVAVTATTTTCAAATYAGAYVAVTTVPVGVQGALSANAANTVRFCFQIRLKTDAPNTTQGRTGTVTWAFTSASAS, encoded by the coding sequence GTGGCACGGCATCGCGGCTCCTTCGTTCGGGCAGCACTGCCTGGACGCTGGCGCGCCGTGCTCGCCGGCGGTCTCGTGCTGGGCGTCGGTGCGACCGCCACCCTCGCGGCCTGGAACGATGCGGAGAACGCCACCGGCATGTTCGGGTCGAGCGTCTTCGACACCGTTTCGAAGAACTCGACCGATGCGACATTCGCCAGCCATGACCAGACGCCGGCTACGCTGACATTCGCGGCGACCGGCATGTCTCCGGGCGCGCTGTTCACCGCTGGACTCGACGTGCGCACCACAGGACCGGCTGACCCGCCGGCCCTCGCGAGCACGGTGGGCGGCACCTCGGTGCTGACCTCGGCCGTCCCGGCCGGCGACAGCCAGTTGACCGGGCAGCTCGAGTACCGCGTCGCGGTGACCGCCACGACGACCACGTGCGCCGCCGCCACGTACGCCGGGGCCTACGTCGCGGTGACGACGGTGCCTGTCGGCGTGCAGGGTGCACTCTCGGCGAACGCGGCGAACACGGTGCGGTTCTGCTTCCAGATCCGGCTGAAGACGGATGCCCCGAATACGACGCAAGGCCGCACCGGCACCGTCACCTGGGCGTTCACGTCCGCGTCGGCGTCGTAG
- a CDS encoding SipW-dependent-type signal peptide-containing protein encodes METPIDHATTAERTGGGDRRRRTMAIIAGGLVLGVGAAITLAAWNDSEFATGTFGSGQFGIEGSLDGSTFSSSPESPGKTLVFEVDADALAPGDTVYAPFAVQLEAGSTNAADVTIEALSAAAIAADLTYTLIEPTAFGCDETTTGAALVTDAATTASGPTAVFDLAAVTTPLYLCFAVTAGVGLDPSQTGAVTWEFAATSTATLP; translated from the coding sequence ATGGAAACGCCAATCGACCACGCGACGACAGCGGAGCGGACAGGCGGCGGCGACCGCCGTCGCAGGACGATGGCGATCATCGCCGGTGGGCTCGTGCTCGGCGTCGGAGCCGCCATCACGCTCGCAGCATGGAACGACTCCGAGTTCGCCACCGGCACCTTCGGATCCGGCCAGTTCGGCATCGAGGGCAGTCTCGACGGCTCGACGTTCTCGAGCAGTCCGGAGTCGCCGGGCAAGACGCTCGTGTTCGAAGTCGACGCCGACGCGCTTGCGCCGGGTGACACCGTGTACGCGCCGTTCGCCGTGCAACTGGAGGCCGGGTCGACGAACGCCGCCGACGTCACGATCGAGGCGTTGAGTGCTGCAGCGATCGCGGCCGACCTCACCTACACGCTCATCGAGCCGACGGCATTCGGCTGCGACGAGACGACGACGGGTGCGGCACTCGTGACGGATGCCGCGACGACCGCGAGCGGGCCGACGGCCGTGTTCGACCTCGCCGCCGTCACGACTCCGCTGTACCTCTGCTTCGCTGTGACCGCAGGGGTGGGGCTCGATCCGAGCCAGACCGGCGCCGTCACGTGGGAGTTCGCCGCAACGTCGACCGCAACGTTGCCGTAG
- a CDS encoding TraR/DksA family transcriptional regulator — protein MTVTMTPAQLERFQAKLLRERADAEERFAEFADAMSEVRAARSDASADDEHDPEGPTMTQEWSQRTAVLADARAELAEVDRALARIADGSYGVCANCGKRIAVARLDARPTAELCIDCARLQR, from the coding sequence ATGACCGTGACGATGACGCCCGCGCAGCTCGAGCGATTCCAGGCGAAGCTCCTCAGGGAGCGCGCCGACGCCGAGGAGCGATTCGCCGAATTCGCCGACGCGATGAGCGAGGTGCGGGCCGCCAGATCGGATGCCTCCGCCGACGACGAGCACGATCCCGAGGGCCCGACGATGACCCAGGAATGGTCGCAGCGCACCGCCGTGCTCGCCGACGCTCGAGCCGAGCTCGCCGAGGTCGACCGTGCGCTCGCACGCATCGCCGACGGCAGCTACGGCGTCTGTGCGAACTGCGGCAAGCGCATCGCGGTGGCGCGGCTCGACGCGCGACCGACCGCCGAACTCTGCATCGACTGCGCGCGACTGCAACGCTGA